A window of Microtus ochrogaster isolate Prairie Vole_2 unplaced genomic scaffold, MicOch1.0 UNK44, whole genome shotgun sequence genomic DNA:
ctttttaatgtggatgagtgttttgcctggttgtatgtttgtgtgccatgTGTATGCTTGCTGCCCAAGCAGGCTGTAGAGgctttggatcccttggaacaggcgttatagacagttgtgagcctccgtGTAAactaaggtcctctggaagagcagccagtgctctcaactgttgGCTCATCTCTCTTTATCACTTTTCATGTCTTCCTTGTCCCTTAACGTACTGCTTTAGGCTTCTTCCCAAAAGCAGTTGTTCAGATGTCTGCTGTCTGTTTTCTGACTGAGTCTCTGGAGTTCCTGGTGTGCTTGATCAGACTTAGCATGGGCCTTCGGGCTGTTGTCATCCGATAACAAACAGAACCAGAGCAACCCTAGGGAATGTGGCTGCCTGCCGTGCCCCAGCAAtggcccctttctcttcttcacatCCACCCTTTctctggaaggcagaagaaaattgaagcattcagaaattaaaatatctgaccaggcagtggtggcacatgcctttaatcccagcactcgggagtcggaggcaggtggatctttgtgagttcgagaccagcgtggtctacagagtgaattccaggacagccaaggctattacacagagaaaccttgtcttgaaaaaccaaaaagaaagaaaggaaggagggagggaggaagggagggaggaagaaaaatgaaattaaaaatatctgtggGGTTGGCAGTCCCTTATATTAGATAAATCTTAGAAatggccttttttattttttgttttgtgatgcagggtcttgctatgtagccctggctatcctggaactcaccatgtagaccaggctagcttctaGTGCACAGaggtgagccaggcagtggcttTTTACCAGGAGTCTCCACTTGGAATGAAGCTTTCCCATTACATCCTCATACATCACATGCTCGCCTCGCACTTGTCCTTGTGCCCGTGGGACTGCTCATCACTGCTCTCCCTGCTAGAGAGGATCCGTGCTACTCCTCTGCTCCTGGCTCTGTGCCTGGTGTGTAGCGGTTGtttggtgcatttttttttttttttttttagagacagggtttctctgtggttttggagcctgtcctggaactccttctgtagaccaggttggtctcgaattcacagagatccgcctgcctctgcctcccgagtgctgggattacaggcgtgtgccaccaccgccctgcctgtTTGGTGCATTTTTATGGAGTGAACGCTTTGACGAGGTTCTATGCTTGTTTTCTGGATGTTACTGCAGGTACCACATTGAGGTCAATCGTGTTCCTGCTGGCAACTGGGTTCTGATTGAAGGTGTCGATCAGCCGATCGTGAAGACAGCAACCATAACTGAACCCCGAGGCAATGAGGAGGTAGTGTTTCTGAAGGGGAGCACATTGAGCTAGAAAGGCAGAAGGAACCATAGTCATTGAGCAAACAAGCTTTGAACCTAGAAGGTCCTAATCCAGAGTCATTACTGTTTCTTAGCTGGCGCTCGCATGCACTCTCACCCTGCCACATTCTAGGAATTAGGAGACGTGCTTCgtttccttcccagtgctgtgccAAGATGCTGGGAGCAAATGGTCCTTTACATCGGGCCCCAGTTGTGCCATGGTTCTCGGCTGGGGAACCAAGACTTCAGCTTCTCCCTTAGGCCTGTGCCTTCTTGTCCACCCCTGAGGGCCTCACTCCTCTGTATTTTGGATCCCAGGCTCAGATCTTCCGGCCCTTGAAATTCAATACCACATCTGTTATCAAGATTGCTGTGGAGCCAGTCAACCCCTCAGAGCTGCCCAAAATGCTTGACGGCCTGCGGAAGGTCAACAAGAGCTATCCATCGCTCACCACCAAGGTATGTCCAAGGCCTGCAGCAGCTGCCAGGCCATACCTGCCCCAGCTACCTGCTCTGTATGGTCACTGCTTGGCAGTCAGCAAGTGTTCCTGAGCTGTTGTTTCCCACAGCCTGGTTCATGGACAAGCCCACCCGTTACCATGTAAGGGCAAGACAGAACTGGAGCGCGTACATGTTTCGTCAGGCGACTCTACATAGCCTTAGTCCTTAAGATGCACACAGTTtgaaaccaggtatggtggtagaCACCTTTACTCCCAGGAGGATGCAGAAAGCTCAGGGTCAGCCTTAGCTACTTAGGGAATTGAAGGCCATTGTGGGCTACAAACAGGACtggagatgactcaacagttgagagcactagctactcttccagaggacccgggtttaatCCCAGCCCCCAAATGGCTCCttaccaccatctgtaactccagttccaagggatctgaagcTCTTTTCTGGCCCCACAGGTGCTAGGCATGCATGTGAGGCACAcatataaatgcaggcaaaacacccatacacataaaataaaaacagaagattaAACAAAAGTGACTGATTCTTATACACTCTTGAAGCTGCCACTAAACTATtcctgagaggcaggaagggagagttAAAGGGGTAGCTTACATTGGTGGATATAAGGACGGATTTAACGTGTATGATGAAGGTAGGAATCAAGTCAGTGACGTCATACTCATCAGCATTGTGCTAAATGGTCCTGCTGTCCTAGGGACCTACTGGTTAGGGTGGTACCCTCTGGATTCTTTATTTGGGAACAGACACTTACTGGTTGACCTAGAATGTCTAGAACTAGCTGTACAAACCAAATTGACCTCAAGGTCAGGGTGAATCCTCTGATTCTACCTCCACCACCAgacccattttttgtttttgtttggttttttgggggcGGATATGGAGGGAGCTAAAGATTGAACCCAAGGTCTCAGTCATGCAGAGAAAATGCTTGACCACTCAACTGACCCTAGCTCTCCACTGAACTTTTTAAGGAGCTGAAAGAGCCTGGGCAatggtagtacacgcctttaatcccagcatttgagaagcagaggcaggtggatctctgtgagtttgaagccaacctggtctaaaagcaagttccaggacagccagggaagaaGCCTTAtcttgggaggggaaaaaaaccgAAACAGTCGCTGCTTCTGATAACAAGTTTTGGTACCTTCATCTCTAGTGCCTTGATTTTTGTTTACATCTGCTGTGTCCCAAGACAAGAGGAGGGGGCCATGACTGCTGGGGCTGCTGTCTTTCAGGTGGAAGAGTCTGGCGAGCATGTGATCCTGGGCACTGGGGAGCTCTACCTGGACTGTGTGATGCACGACCTGCGGAAGATGTACTCAGAGATCGACATCAAGGTGCCCTCCCCTAGCCTGGCTTCCAGTCCAGAGGGATGTCCTAAGTGCCAGACCTCAGCTCCCCTGGATGCCCACTAGACCCTTTTGAAGAAAGCACTTCTGCTTGTCTTTGTCGGGAAGATTCTAAGAATGGGTGTACCCTGATCCCTGCGTCGTTTTCAGTGTCGTGCATTTAAAGTCAAGGCTCCGATCCAGAGTTATTTTCGTCCCTTTATTAGGAAAAGAAACTACCCAATCTCTGGTGATTGCTTCAGTGTGGGTGGTGTTATGGAGAGTGGGAGCTGACTCTCAGGGTTTATCACCAAGTCTGACCTAGCACCTTGAACCACGCATGGTATGGCATATTCTCTCCAAGGTGTCCTCTTAGATGCCTCTACTCCTGGGGCTGGGACTTCAGGATGGAGCAGATGCTCACAGTGGGTCCCTAGCACTGTTTCTGTCATATCCCAGGGGTTATTCAGTGAATAGCAGGTATCGGAAGTTTTACTCGACCATAATTAAAGCCTTAGTTTTAGAGCCTAGTTTGAACCCTAGGGCATTCACTCCTGACTCAGaattcctctcctccccagctcttTGGTTGGTAGCATGGCCAGGTCTTTAGCCTATGGTTGCAGAGCCACTTAGGGAGCTCATGCAGGGGAAATGCTTCAGAGTTCCCTAGGTAGAACTCTCTTCTTCCAACCAAACTCAATTTCACCTCAATTTTTTCTCATTGCCTAGGTGGCTGACCCAGTTGTGACGTTCTGTGAGACAGTGGTAGAAACATCCTCCCTCAAATGCTTTGCTGAAACACCCAATAAGAAGTAAGCAGAGGGTGGGAGCAAGGGAGAGCAATAGGAGACAGTAACAAATACAGTGGTGTGTGGTGGGGGTAGGAGGGAGGACGCCAAGAAGAAACCCATTACTCTGTACACTTTCTTGTTTTCACtccagcacaggctggcctgggacttctTGTGTCCATcttcaaaaagggggggggggggggtagaaaggaagacacccaacatcagcctgaacacacatgtacatgtaaacacacatgtgcaaatgcttgaaggaggaagcaggtgtggtggcaaatgcctgcagtcccatcacttgggaggtagaggcaggaggatcaggagtgctAGGCCAGCCTCAACTATATAACAAATTTGAGGGCAGTCTGGGCCATGTGAGATTGTTCGTTTTAAGGGGAGGGAGCATAGTGGTATACGGTGGcatacattcctttaatcctatcactcaggTAACAGATGTGGTTAGATctctacatagagagctccagggtcagggctacatagtgagccccgtctcaaaacaaaaaaacaggcatggtggcttaaatctgtaatcctagcacttgggaggcaaaggcaggaggattgctgcaagttcaaggccagttttatctatatagcaagtttgaagccattTGGGGCTACACATACGACCtcatctcagaggaaaaaaagaaaaaatgatggaAGCTGGGAACGCTGCACCTTGTACCTGGAACTGACAGCCTCGCTCTCCCGTACTCACTCAGCCCTACCCAACCACAGCTTTGGGTGGATCCTGAGACGGGGTGAGGGCTAATGAGATGCTCGAGCTTACTCCAGACTGTAGCCCTTTCTGCTCTGACATTCCCTCCTGAGAATTTCCTAGCTGCCTATCAGCTTTGGAAAATTTGCCCTACATATTaactgtttttcttgtttgtttatattttggggtgttttattttgaggcagggtttctctgtgtagccctggctgtcctagaactcacataaaccaggctggccttgaactcccagagatctgtctacttGTTTCCCAAGTGGCGGAATTAAAGACAGGCACCACCACctgtctgctttttgttttttaatggatGTTTGAAGTGGAACCCAACTCCTCATATGGCTGCCGGCTATTCTCCAGCCCAGCCTTATTTTTCAAGAAAGCAGACAGAAGGGCAGGAGgcatggttcagtggttaagagtgcttgttgctttcAGAGGGaccaaagttttttttatttttttctagcacATACATGGTTACTCCCAATTAGGGTATCTAACACCTTGTCTGGCTCCTCtgaacactgcacacatgtggttcaTGTGCACAAATGCAAGTAAAATAactcatacacatttaaaaaataataaacagaaaacaaaaaagataggGTACCTTTTGCTGCCCCCTGCTTCTAAGTCTTCCATGTCTGTTACTGTCTCAGAGGTCTGTGTTGTCACCCCTGCTCATCCTTTGACCCTTCTGGCTGTTCCTGTCCTTTCTGACCAGGAACAAGATCACCATGATTGCTGAGCCTCTTGAGAAGGGCCTGGCTGAGGACATCGAGAACGAAGTGGTCCAGATCACCTGGAACAGGTTAGACAGGTTCCACCTCCAGGGCTCCCACTTCGGCCTCTTTGCCTAGTCCCTTAATGCCAGCCATCCTTCTTTGCTGTTGTCCTGGATATGACGTGGGCAGAGTGGGTTACTGTCTTCCAGAAAGGAAGGATCTATGGCCCCAGGAGCTACTTTATCCTCTTTCTTCCAGAAAGAAGCTGGGCGAGTTCTTCCAGACAAAGTATGACTGGGATCTGCTGGCTGCCCGTTCCATCTGGGCCTTTGGTCCTGACGCTACAGGACCAAACATCCTAGTGGACGACACATTGCCCTCTGAGGTAGAGCAGACTGACAGGATGGGAGCCCGTGGCAGTGTTTGCCCTGGAGTGAAGCTGCCATGTCCTTCCCTGTTGAAAGAGGGCCTTCTCACAgccctgcttttctcttcctcctaacCTGGTGGCTGTTACCAGTGGGCTGCTAAGGAGGCCTCATATTTCTGTGCAGGTAGACAAGGCACTTCTTGGCTCAGTGAAGGACAGCATTGTTCAAGGCTTCCAGTGGGGAACCCGGGAGGGACCTCTCTGTGATGAATGTAAGTCCACTGGCCGCCTCCTGACCCCAGTCCCCAGGACACTTGCACCTAGCCGCATAAGGTGATGACTTAGGGTTGGGTTTCCCATCTTTGGAACCCAGCAGGAGAAGCAAGTTGGGATACACTGGGCTATCCCAAGTCTTGGtccagcctccttcctgctcccttcctATCTCAGTACCATCACTTGGTCCAACCCTACATGAAGGCGTCTCTAGACTGGCGTTTGCTCTTGATTCCTCAGTAGAACCCTCTCTTTGGTGTGCTGAAGAGGACAACACGAGGGTTTTCAGGCGGGAGTGGTTTGTTGATGCAGACTGGACTACCTAGGGCCAATTCAATTTCTAGAATGACACTTCCTTAGTCTATGTGCTGGTTCTGGACACAGACTACATTCTAGAAATTGAATTGGTCCTGGGTAGTCCATTCTGAATCAAATGTTAAGTTCATGTTCAACTGTTTGCTACTGGCCTGTGATGTTTGTATCATATCCTTGGGCCTCAGTGTAACAAGTTACCTTGCTGTTCTGCCATGCCCCTGTGACTAGCTCCAGCGCTCCCATCTCTGTTTCAGTGATTCGAAATGTCAAGTTTAAGATCCTGGATGCAGTGGTTGCCCAGGAACCCCTCCATCGCGGTGGAGGCCAGATCATCCCCACAGCTAGGAGGGTGGTTTACTCTGCCTTCCTCATGGTAAGTGGACCTGTCGGGAACTGTCGGCTTCCCTGGACAGAAGATCCAGAGACCCTCCCTATGTCCTCACTCAGTCTTCCTCAGGCTGAGTCCTGTCTTGGTCTGTTGCAGGCCACTCCTCGTCTGATGGAGCCTTATTACTTTGTAGAGGTCCAGGCCCCTGCAGACTGTGTGTCTGCTGTTTACACAGTCCTGGCCAGGCGCAGGTGAGCAGCCTGTTGTTAGCCTTGAGAGCAAGAAACCCCTTGATTGCTGAGGGAGGGGAAGCAAGAGGTGGCCCCAGCCATCGCTTTCCCCACTTTTCACTCCAGAAGCCCACCCAATTTGTTTTCCACAAGGAGGTAAAGAAGAACCGAGGCAGCCCCTAGCTTTACAACAGGCACAGCTGGGATTTctcccaccctgccccaccccagctcctggaagAAGTGCCAAAGTGAAGCCGCGATGGGGTGGTCTGTAGGGTCCCATCTCTTCAGTGTCCCTGCTCTTGCCTCCTCCTGTGACTGCTGCTAAGAGCCCCAAGCCCACTCCCCTGCAGAGAATACTCCATTAGGTCTTTTCTTTGGTGCGGAACTAGGATACAGAGAAGGGCCACAGACCCATTGCTCTGTGCCTTGGGGACTGTGTGCAACTAAGGCCTTgacctttgtctttctctctcagggGGCACGTGACCCAGGATGCGCCCATTCCAGGCTCCCCTCTCTACACCATCAAAGCTTTCATCCCAGCCATCGACTCTTTTGGCTTTGAGACTGATCTCCGCACTCACACCCAAGGCCAGGCCTTTTCCCTGTCCGTCTTCCACCATTGGCAGGTGAGGAAATCTGGCCAGCTTGGCCTCCCGGTTCAGCAGACTGCCCTCCTGGCCAGTTCCCCTTCTGTTCCACAGCCTGAATCTTCTGGGTAGCTACCTCAACCCCCTGGAATCTCTTTGTGCTCCAGATTGTACCTGGTGATCCTCTGGACAAGAGCATTGTCATCCGCCCATTGGAGCCACAGCCAGCTCCTCACCTGGCCCGGGAGTTCATGATCAAAACCCGGCGTAGGAAGGTGTGTGTTCTTTAATCCATTGCCATATCCCTCTGCCCCCGGTCTCCACAGGAATTGTGTGTGGCCGGTCTTCCTCCTGGAGGGCAGTGTACTGCTGTGTGGTAGATCAGTGTCTACGTTCCTCAGGTCAGCAGAGCAGGGCCCAAGGGGAACGGGAGCTGTAACAGAACCTTAAAGGAACAACTCCTCAGTCTAGACCAGCCTTCCTCCCCCTGAGCCCCGTACTATTACCCCTCCTGTGGAGCTCACCCTAGTGTCTGGCTCCGTTCTCCACAGGGCCTGAGTGAAGATGTGAGCATCAGCAAGTTCTTCGATGATCCTATGTTACTGGAGCTTGCCAAACAGGACGTTGTGCTCAATTATCCCATGTGAGTGCCAGACCGGCAGCTCCTGCTCCCCACAGTGCCTGCAGCTCTGGACTCAAGCTGAGACCTGTGGATCTGGGCCTTCATACCATGAGCATCTGGGAACTGCTAGAGGCCCCTCTGAATAACCCAGAAACCTCAGCGCCGATGTCCCAGTGAGGACGGGGCATCCTTCTGTGGCCTCTGGCTCCATTCCCAAGGAACAGAGAGGCGCTTGGGCCCAGGGAAGAAAAACGAGAACAGGATGACAGTGTTTAACCCCAAGGGGCCTGTCTTCAGGATTTACAtggaattttatttcttacaagTTCAACCTTAGCCGTGGTTTGTAAATGAACAGAACATTCTGACCTCTGCCTTGGTTGCTGCTTTTGttcaccctcaccccaccctctgCCTGTCTAATCTGAGCACTTAGATTCTGGGTACGTGATTTCCCATGAGGTATTTGCCTCTGGTCCCAGCTGCAGCTGCCTTCCTGACTGGGTCCCTAGGGGGCCGGCCATGGTGGAAGGAATGCCTGTGTCTGATTCAGTGTTCCCATGTGTCTTGGCgccccttcccagcccccactttCCCATTCCAGGCTGCTTCTGGCCAGACATGAGGTGGGCAGGAGTTGCTGGTCCTCCTTGGAGACTGCTGCACCTTGAGTCTTTGTCCCTTAGTTGGGGTCAGAGCCCTTCGGTTCCCACCCATTGTACTGcacccaccctccctcctccagcccccCCAGTTCCCTTGCTCCACTCTACTTAGGAGTAAGACTTTTAACGCTCTTCAACATGGCTTTATTGGGCACATACAGAGACAGCTGGGAACTGGGCCGTCCAGCCATGTCAGGAGCCCTACTTCTCAGGAGCCTCTGACGCCCTCTTGACGTAATCTCTGTACATTGTGTACACAGCACCTGCGTGAAAAAGGGAGGAAGGTGCCCTTTGGTGTCTGACCCCTAAATACTTTCCCCCATCCTTCAAGGGGTCCCAGTGGCTCTGCTCTCCCTGCTCATCTTTCTGCCCCAGACATTCAGGCACTCTGGGAGAGCAACTCCTCCAAGTATATAAGCACTGTGATGTCTATTCTGCACAGAGCAGTCTGCTGAGTGGACAGGCCAAAGGTGGTTCTTAcgcctggggaaactgaggcccagtgaAAGGGACTAGCCCACAGTCACAGCTCACAAGTAACTGTTGCTTCTTCCTGTTGTCCCCTCTGGGGAAAATTCATGAAGCAGACTGCCGTCATACTGTCCTGTTACCCAGCAGCGGTCACCAGTGGGGACCCTCTGGAAGGCCTCGGCATAGGGATTCATCAGGGAATTGATGTGGATTCTAGTGTGAGCACCAAGGACTTGAACTTTGACCCACTTAACTGAGGACACTCTATTTTGCCCCCTTCTCCCTCTGACCCCCACTTGCTGCTTACCAAGCATGATCGCACCCACAGCACATGCCTGTGCTGCCACTCGGGTGTGAATCAGATGTATGGACAACTTGGTGGGACCTCGAGCCTTCAGCCGGTAAATCCTGTATGCGGCTACCGCCAGGCAGCCTCCTACACCTGTGGGTGGAGAACAGAATCACTAGGCCTGTGTCCAAGTTCAGGGTCTCTTAACTCCCCTCCGGGCTTGCAGGTTGGGCACTGAGGTACTAAGATTCTTTGATGCACCGAAGTTTGGAATCTTGAGTTTCCTCTGAATGGCATTTTTAAAGTGCCTGTGATCCTCATGATGCCCCTCCCCCATGCACAGGAGGTTTGATGTCATGACtacacccccacccactcctggATCCCAACTCTTGGTGCAGGTTTTCATGTTCTAGACTGGAAGGAAAATCTTGGGACAATCCCAGGCTGTGATAAAGACCCCATCCTGAGGCTGCTGTTAGCACTCTGTGTCCTGGTGTACATAGCATTTGGTGGTCAGCTGCCACCCCCGCCCATCCAGACTCCCAGTATTGTAAGAGTTTGttctttgccaggcagtggtggcacacgccttaatcccagcactcgggaggcagaggcaggtggatctctgagttcgaggccagcctggtcttcagagtgagttccaggacaggctcaaaaacctatctcgaaaaacaaaaagagccgggccatggtggcgcacgcctttaatcccagcactcgggaggcagaggcaggcggatctctgtgagttcgagaccagcctggtctacaagagctagttccaggacaggctccaaagccacagagaaaccctgtctcgaaaaaccaaaaaaaaaaaaaaaaaatttgttccTTGTGCACTGGGTGGACCACTTGTGTTCTCTAACCATGCCCTCATTCTTTAAAAAGACCAAGAATCACAAAGTCCCAGAGAGGAGGCATCCACCCCAACTCACCTATAGGCACCAGTGGAGACTCCCTGGTCTTCCTTAGGAACTTCCCAGACAGGTTGTC
This region includes:
- the Higd1b gene encoding HIG1 domain family member 1B, coding for MSANKGWWVPPEGEDNLSGKFLRKTRESPLVPIGVGGCLAVAAYRIYRLKARGPTKLSIHLIHTRVAAQACAVGAIMLGAVYTMYRDYVKRASEAPEK